A genomic window from bacterium includes:
- a CDS encoding replication-associated recombination protein A — MQLFDNLSQQDCNKSINKPLAERIRPQNLEEFIGQSGLVGENGHIRKVIETGEVQSMIFWGPPGTGKTTLARLIAGIKNYEFKEFSAVLSGVNDVRRIAEETKISRARGKRTILFVDEIHRFNKAQQDAFLPHVEDGTIILIGSTTENPSFSIIAPLLSRATVYVFKSLDEKDIMKIIDRAISLESGLKKFNVKISEEVKEYLAGMSDGDARTALNILESSVFTTKPRDNVRELTLETIKSATEHCPLLYDKKGEEHYNIISAFIKSMRGSDPDASLYWLARMIESGEDPLFIVRRMVIFAAEDIGNADPQALILASACKSAIEFVGLPEGYLPLSQTVIYLATAPKSNSALVSYGNAMSDVKKYGSLPVPLHLRNAVTSLMEGLGYGKDYKYPHSHKEGELKDETYLPDKLKNSHYFIPSDIAFEQEIKQRMEKRKKG, encoded by the coding sequence ATGCAACTTTTCGATAATCTTTCTCAGCAGGACTGCAATAAATCCATTAACAAACCTCTCGCAGAAAGGATTCGCCCGCAAAATCTCGAAGAGTTTATAGGACAGTCCGGGCTTGTCGGAGAAAACGGACACATACGAAAAGTCATAGAAACAGGCGAAGTCCAGAGTATGATATTCTGGGGCCCCCCCGGGACAGGAAAGACTACCCTCGCAAGACTCATCGCAGGAATAAAAAACTACGAATTCAAAGAGTTCAGCGCAGTCCTTTCAGGAGTAAACGATGTCCGCAGGATAGCCGAAGAAACGAAAATCTCAAGGGCAAGAGGCAAAAGGACGATATTGTTCGTTGACGAAATTCACAGGTTTAACAAGGCGCAACAGGACGCATTCCTCCCTCACGTGGAAGACGGCACGATTATTTTGATTGGAAGCACGACCGAAAACCCTTCTTTTTCGATAATCGCCCCTTTGCTTTCGCGAGCTACGGTATACGTATTCAAGTCGCTTGACGAAAAAGATATAATGAAAATAATTGATCGCGCAATAAGCTTGGAAAGCGGTCTCAAAAAATTCAACGTTAAAATATCCGAAGAAGTCAAAGAATATCTTGCCGGGATGAGTGACGGCGATGCAAGAACGGCTTTGAACATTCTCGAGTCATCCGTTTTTACGACTAAACCCAGAGATAATGTCCGTGAACTAACTCTAGAAACCATTAAATCCGCAACCGAACATTGTCCCCTTTTGTATGATAAAAAAGGCGAAGAGCATTACAACATAATTTCGGCTTTTATAAAAAGTATGCGCGGAAGCGACCCGGATGCTTCACTCTATTGGCTTGCACGAATGATAGAAAGCGGAGAAGACCCCTTGTTTATCGTAAGAAGGATGGTAATTTTTGCCGCCGAAGACATAGGAAACGCCGACCCTCAAGCTCTCATATTAGCATCCGCTTGTAAATCCGCGATTGAGTTTGTCGGATTGCCGGAAGGATATCTGCCTCTTTCCCAGACTGTAATTTATCTTGCAACCGCGCCCAAGAGCAATTCTGCGCTGGTGTCTTATGGGAATGCGATGAGCGACGTAAAGAAATACGGTTCGCTTCCCGTGCCATTACATTTAAGGAATGCTGTAACTTCACTTATGGAAGGATTAGGGTATGGAAAAGATTATAAGTATCCGCACAGCCATAAAGAAGGGGAGTTAAAAGACGAAACCTATTTACCGGACAAGCTGAAAAATAGTCATTATTTTATTCCCTCCGATATTGCTTTTGAGCAAGAGATAAAACAGAGAATGGAAAAAAGAAAAAAGGGATAA